From the genome of Bradyrhizobium sp. G127:
GCCACGCTGCAGCTTCTCGACCTTGTCGAGGAAGCGCTGTTCAAGGCCCTTCTTCGATTCGTCGTACTGCTTCCGCATGGCTTCGATTTCAGCCATCAGCTTGTCGTTCGGCGACGCGAACTGCCACCACTGCGACTTCGGATACTCCTCGAGCACCGCGCGGGTGATCTTGGTATCCTTCTTGAAGCCCTTAGGACCGGCAATACCCTGGCGGTTTTCCAGCAGTTCCGACAGACGTCCGTAGACGTTGCGGTCCAGAATCGCCTGTTCGTCGTCGCGGTCCTTGGCAAGACGCTCGATCTCTTCCCGCTCGATCGCCAGGGCGCGCTCGTCCTTGTCGACGCCATGCCGGTTGAACACGCGAACTTCCACGATCGTGCCCTGCACGCCCGGAGGCACGCGCAGCGAGGTGTCGCGGACGTCGGAAGCCTTTTCGCCGAAGATGGCGCGCAGGAGCTTTTCTTCCGGCGTCATCGGGCTTTCGCCCTTCGGGGTGATCTTGCCGCACAGGATGTCGCCGGCGCGGACTTCCGCGCCGATGTAAACGATGCCGGCTTCGTCGAGGTTCTTCAGCGCTTCTTCCGACACGTTCGGAATGTCGCGCGTGATTTCCTCAGGCCCCAGCTTGGTGTCGCGGGCCATGACTTCGAATTCCTCGATGTGGATCGAGGTGAACACGTCGTCCTTCACGATCCGCTCGGAGAGCAGGATCGAGTCTTCGAAGTTGTAGCCATTCCACGGCATGAACGCGACGAGCACGTTGCGGCCGAGCGCGAGTTCGCCGAGGTCGGTCGACGGACCATCGGCGATGATGTCGCCCTTGCGCACCTGATCGCCCACCTTCACCAGCGGACGCTGGTTGATGCAGGTCGACTGGTTCGAGCGCTGGTACTTCATCAGACGATAGATATCGACGCCCGACTTGGTCGGATCGAGATCTTCCGTGGCGCGGATAACGATACGCGTCGCGTCGATCTGGTCGATTACGCCGGTGCGGCGGGCCGCGATCGCAGCACCCGAGTCCCGGGCCACGACGCCTTCCATGCCGGTGCCGACGAACGGCGCTTCGGCGCGCACCAGAGGCACGGCCTGACGCTGCATGTTAGAGCCCATCAGCGCGCGGTTGGCGTCGTCGTTCTCGAGGAACGGGATCAGCGCCGCGGCGACCGAAACGAGCTGCTTCGGCGATACGTCCATGTAGTCGACCTTGTCCGGCGTGATCTGAAGAACTTCGCCGGCGTGGCGGCAGATCACCAGGTCGTCGGTGAAGCGGCCCTTGTTGTCGAGCGGCACGTTTGCCTGCGCGACGCGGTAACGGCCCTCTTCCATCGCCGAGAGATAGACTACCTCGTCGGTGACGCGGCCGTCCTTGACCTTGCGGTAAGGCGTTTCAACGAAGCCGTACTTGTTCACGCGCGCGAAGGTGGCGAGCGAGTTGATCAGACCGATGTTCGGGCCTTCCGGCGTCTCGATCGGGCAGATACGGCCGTAGTGCGTCGGATGCACGTCGCGGACTTCGAAGCCCGCCCGCTCGCGTGTCAGACCGCCCGGTCCAAGCGCCGAGAGACGGCGCTTGTGGGTGATTTCCGACAGCGGGTTGGTCTGGTCCATGAACTGCGAAAGCTGCGACGAGCCGAAGAACTCGCGCACGGCCGCGGCGGCTGGCTTCGCGTTGATCAGGTCCTGCGGCATGACGGTGTCGATATCGACCGACGACATGCGCTCCTTGATCGCGCGCTCCATGCGCAGCAAACCGATGCGGTACTGGTTCTCCATCAACTCACCGACCGAGCGCACGCGGCGGTTGCCGAGGTGATCGATGTCGTCGATCTCGCCCTTGCCGTCGCGCAGATCGACCAGCGTCTTGATGACAGCCAGAATGTCTTCCTTGCGCAGCGTGCGCATGGTGTCCGGCGCATCGAGTTCGAGGCGCATGTTCATCTTCACGCGGCCGACGGCCGACAGATCGTAGCGCTCGGAGTCGAAGAACAGCGACTGGAACATGGCCTGCGCCGAGTCGATGGTCGGCGGCTCGCCCGGACGCATCACGCGATAGATGTCGAACAGCGCATCTTCACGCGTCATGTTCTTGTCGGCAGACAGCGTGTTGCGAATGTAGGGACCGATGTTGACGTGGTCGATGTCGAGAATCGGCAGTTCCT
Proteins encoded in this window:
- the rpoB gene encoding DNA-directed RNA polymerase subunit beta, translating into MAQSQQTFTGRKRVRKFFGHIKEVAEMPNLIEVQKASYDQFLMVDEPAGGRLDEGLQAVFRSVFPINDFSGTSQLEFVRYEFEQPKYDVDECRQRGMTFAAPLKVTLRLIVFDIDEETGAKSVKDIKEQDVYMGDIPLMTMNGTFVVNGTERVIVSQMHRSPGVFFDHDKGKTHSSGKLLFAARVIPYRGSWLDIEFDAKDIVFARIDRRRKIPVTSLMFALGLDGEEILSTFYKKIQYKRTKEGWRVPFAADRFRGYSTINDLIDADSGKVVLEAGKKLTVRAARQLQEKGLKALRMSDEELVGNYLAEDLVNPKTGEIHAEAGEEITEKLLKSLNEQGYKELPILDIDHVNIGPYIRNTLSADKNMTREDALFDIYRVMRPGEPPTIDSAQAMFQSLFFDSERYDLSAVGRVKMNMRLELDAPDTMRTLRKEDILAVIKTLVDLRDGKGEIDDIDHLGNRRVRSVGELMENQYRIGLLRMERAIKERMSSVDIDTVMPQDLINAKPAAAAVREFFGSSQLSQFMDQTNPLSEITHKRRLSALGPGGLTRERAGFEVRDVHPTHYGRICPIETPEGPNIGLINSLATFARVNKYGFVETPYRKVKDGRVTDEVVYLSAMEEGRYRVAQANVPLDNKGRFTDDLVICRHAGEVLQITPDKVDYMDVSPKQLVSVAAALIPFLENDDANRALMGSNMQRQAVPLVRAEAPFVGTGMEGVVARDSGAAIAARRTGVIDQIDATRIVIRATEDLDPTKSGVDIYRLMKYQRSNQSTCINQRPLVKVGDQVRKGDIIADGPSTDLGELALGRNVLVAFMPWNGYNFEDSILLSERIVKDDVFTSIHIEEFEVMARDTKLGPEEITRDIPNVSEEALKNLDEAGIVYIGAEVRAGDILCGKITPKGESPMTPEEKLLRAIFGEKASDVRDTSLRVPPGVQGTIVEVRVFNRHGVDKDERALAIEREEIERLAKDRDDEQAILDRNVYGRLSELLENRQGIAGPKGFKKDTKITRAVLEEYPKSQWWQFASPNDKLMAEIEAMRKQYDESKKGLEQRFLDKVEKLQRGDELPPGVMKMVKVFVAVKRKIQPGDKMAGRHGNKGVVSKIVPIEDMPFLEDGTHADIVLNPLGVPSRMNVGQILETHLGWACAGLGKRIGQAVDAYYGHGKSDIKPLKETLKKVYGDDEVIKTLNDTELMELGKNLRAGVPIATPVFDGAKEKDIEDMLDLAGLNKSGQSTVYDGRTGDQFDRNVTVGYIYMLKLHHLVDDKIHARSIGPYSLVTQQPLGGKAQFGGQRFGEMEVWALEAYGAAYTLQEMLTVKSDDVAGRTKVYEAIVRGDDTFEAGIPESFNVLVKEMRSLGLNVDLHNSKLSPTTTSEAAE